TATACCAAGGGTGACACTCAACATGCTTTAGGGAAAGCAATCTTCGGCTGCCTGACAGACCATAATCTAAATTCATGTAAGGTTCATACGTTACCATCTGGCGAACTCTACCAGCATTTCTGACCCCCGAATGATCTGCAAGAAACCTGGGACACGCCCTACCACTTCTGGTCCTCTTAGCTCCCAGCTTTATATTGTCACCTGGGCTTAACTGTTCAGCTTCTTCCCCAGTCAGACCATGGCATATAGACTCAGGCCTGGGGAAGGGATCAGGACCCAAACAAGAGAGAATAGGTTGATCAAAATAGCCTCGCAATTTGGTGAGGTCGAAAGGCTTCACTCTGTTACCTCTGAACTGCCGATAGCAAAGATGTATTCTGGCTAATAAAGCATGAGGAAAAGAAGctaaacatttttcataatGTTCACGGGTTAAGACTGTGGCAGGACCATCTACACACTCTGCACTAATGACTTGTGCATACGGAGTGATGAAAACTTCTTTTGGGTGAGGATTTCGTATAGGAATTATCCCTTTGACTTCCTGATTGTGGTGAAACCACCTTACTTTCACCTTTTTCTGACCCCTCTTGTCTTCATACATATCTTCCAGATAAGCAAGATAGTGATTTTCCCCCTTAGCCATTACAAAGACAAAAGATTGAATCTGGATATCAGGAAAGACGAGAAACTGTCAGAGGAAAAGAATGCCAGtacaaatgaagaaaaagagaaccATTTAAATGACAGTCACTCTTAGCAAGTGAGCTTTACACCAAGAGGCACACCTCAAGGCAATGCTCAAAAATAAAGCAGACTATTCGAATCAAATCCCCTTAGGGCATGCATCAACATGTCAAAATTGAATGAGTTGTACATTTCTTGCTATGAAGAATATGAGGTATGTAGTATATCAATAGGAAATTAGAATCTCTTTATTGCTGAACGTTCTGACTCTATTTTCATTCTACTGATTTAACctgaaaattgaaaatgtaggtttttgaaaatgagatgtgAGAGTTAAAGCAAGAAGGACCATGCCTTAACACCTCATCTCTTAACTTTTTAAACACCCCATATTTTGTGTTACCTTTAAATTAAATGGTAGAAGCTTACCGCTATTGTAGTCCCATTCCTGCAAAATGATGGGTAATGCTTGAGCTGTTTACCACATTTCCATGCAACACCTGACCAAACAATGTCTGGATGGTGTCCCTTGAAACTCCTTGCAAGACGGCCCTGATACACAGGTGTCAGATAAACATTGAGAGCATTGGTTAATAATTATATAGATACAtggcactaaaaaaaaaaaaattaccgtATCGTCTGGTCCTTGAGTTTGTGCAACACCCACTCCATCCATTGGAGATTCCAGAGACCCAAAAGGTTGTGTTGACTCGTGTTTTGGGGATTCTGTCATTGAAAATGGTATATGAAATGTAAATGTTCCGGAGAAGACATTCCAACTATTTGAATGCTAATAAATTAACCTTAACTAGTAAATGCAACTAATAATTTGAAGAATAATCATCTTGATATGAATTTTAGCAaactatataaaaaatttatacaaccaccttatttttcaaaatcaaaaatcaaaataaaaatctctGGCACTGAATTAAGAACTCATAATGCTCCAGCTTGATTGACATTTCGCTAGCATTCCTTTTACCCATTACATCCAAGACCACAATGTGTTGCCTTGCCTGAACTAAGCCTGAGCTTCACATATGCTGACCAAAGTATgttacttattaatttattcctCTTAATAAAAGCTACATATGATTCATGCACAAAGCAATACAATTTCACAATACAGATGGAGAAGAACGTAAACTTCCTAACACGGGATTTCTTGTAAATTGTGACAGATACTACCATGTTCCATTTGAATGACCTTGTATGGAAAAAGCTCTATCACATTCACATATGTATAAAACGATTAAGATAGAGAGAAGAAAGGGAGGGGAGGAGATGTGGCGCAACCTTCTCCAAAACACAGATTATAGCTACTAGAATTTAATGAACTCCAAgcttgataatggctcaaaagAGTTGCATCGACAGTGTGTTGTGAGAAAAGATGATATCATGAATCAATCACTCAAGCAAGataaatatatttgtatttatcaaaaaagagcaaaaacaataagaaaattgCAATACCTATAAAGAAGACATTGTGACAAATATGGAGGAACAAGGGCAGAAAGTTACTTGCATGTGACTATGTGAGGACCCATAAGACAAAAGGCATACAAGACAAAAAACAGAAAGAGTGTGATTTCTAGCATCAAGGACCACAAAACACACCAATTTTGAAGTAAGTTGTGGCAATGCTTGCCCACCTTATGGCTTACTAAATTTTCCATGTTTTTCTTACCATAAATAGAGACAAACAGTGAATGGAACATCTAATAAGCTGTATAGCAAAAACCTAATATTAATGATATCATATTTCCATGGGTACTCAATGAAAATAACCTTTCTTTTAATATACCTCCTTATTATTCTAACATATTCTTGGCCACTCGTGGAATGTATTGAAATCCACAGGAATAAGAAAGTGTAGGAAACCCAAATATACAAAAGGGGCAACACATACCAGACCGATCTCCATGTACTTGCTGCTTCGATAGCATAGACGTAAGCCAGTCCACAACCTCTCTTCTCGACCGCCATTTATAACCAGCATGGATGGAACTTTCCTTGCCATAAACCTGCAAGAACTCCTCGGCAACAACATAGAACATGTGCCTAACACTTCTCTCAGTTCCCACAACAGCAAGGACGGATTCCCCACCGGAATCCTTCAGAAAATAGTGAACCACACGATTTCCACGCTCCTGCGATACAAATTCCTCTTTCCACTCCACAAAACAGTGACTATTTCCAGTCATTTTGCACAAGGAGCTAACAGGAATACAGGACACCAGAAACCCACTTGAAACTCAAATCACATGGCTGAAGTGCCCAATAGAGACAGCAAAGGGTTCAAATCCAACTGCTTATGCTGCCTAATAAGCAACACAACCAAGGATTCAATCCTTAGGGTGAATCACCCCAGGAAAACTCGAGCTCAATCTGCCAAAACGGCAAGAACTCTAGCCAAAAAATACCGGGTATATCATCAAACTGACCAGAATTTACAAAAGCCCATAACTTGAGAATCAAAAAGCAGATCAAAAAATCCCAGGTCCAAACCCTGAAGATGCCCCAAGTAAGTGGGATTTGACTCAACACATCAAACCCAAATGATTTAGTTTCCTTCAACACCCTCGCAAGTTGCACCAATTCCAAAGGGTTCTACCATTTATTCAAAGCATAAATTTCTATTAAAGCCTAAGTACCACCAAACAGGAGAATTCTAACAACTCAGAACTGGGAATTTGACCAAATTGTCCAGAACCAGAAAAAGACCAGAGCTTTGAAGGTTTACAAGCAGATCAGAAACCCCAGAGTCACAAAAAGTGAGTCAGGGCTTGAAAACCCCCCAAGAGGCGCAAATATGTGTCTTTGGCTGCGTTTTTTGACCAGAGAATCAccacaaagaaaatgaaattggCATCTCAATTTAAACCAAAAGACTAAAACTTCAGCGGGCTTGTCAAAGTCTTAATGCTTGAAAAGAACctggtggtggtgatggtgatgtTTAAATTTTCCAAGAGAGAAGTGGGTACAAAAGGTTTTGTGCCTCTTTTGGTAGGTACAAGGGAGAAGAGAGAAATGGAAAGGACAGAGGAGGAGATGAGGTAagagaagaaggaggaggagagtACCTTAAAAGGGTCTTGGACATGAGAGGTGAGAGAGTTGCAGGTCCTTGGAAATGTGCATCCCATGCAGCTGAGCTGGTGTATGTGAAGGAAGAACAGGGGAGTCAGGAGTGGTAGAAGAAGAATAGGTAAAACTATTTGTTtacagatttttttatttgaggccCTTGTTTGGTATTGATTACTCAAAAGTGGGGGCTGACTCCATTTGGGTCCATGGGCCAtctaccttttccttttttttttttttttttttggaagtggtCTATGGCCTATCTAACACAGTCaaaatttggtttatttattcattttttttattttttttacttgctCTTTTTGTGTATGTAAATGTAAAGAAAAATCACACACAACTCTCTCAAACTAACATCTAATTTGTAACGTCTATATCGATCAAAACActctttgaattttataaaatggTAAAATTAGTCCTCGAACTTGTAAATTTATAGGATAAGTGTTTCTATTCACCTCTTGTTAGGCATGTTTGCCatctatacaaaaaaaaaccacataagACTTATTAAACATTGTCACGTATATATCTTTTCCTTATTAGCATATCCAAAAAAGAATAAGAGGGAGGAGCGGGGATGGGGAAAATCTCCTTTATAGGTCGTGGTGGAGTTTTCTAATGACCTACTCTCATTCTAGGCAAAGGTGACTCATGGAAAACCTCCCGCCCACGAAGATGGTCATGAGGGGTGGGGGGAGTCATCTACAACCCATCTTCTATGTTAGGTGGGTCACAATGGCCTTCCACCCCTCACGGCTACCTTAGCAGGGCAAGAAGGAGGAGGTTGCAAAGGTGGGGATCCCTTGTGACCCACCCTCTCCTCCACGAAGTGGGTTGCAAGGGACTTTCTCACTGTGCATATAATTCACCTGAGGACAACTCACCCTTCGAAGGGTGGTCGTAAAGAGAACTCctcatttttatgaaaaatgagTACTACATTAAATAGTCATATGACAGTTCACATTTTAGTGATTAGCGTGATAAGTATCACATGAATTGTCATGTCAATGTGTAAATGTGATAAGTGTCATATAGACTGCTACGTGAAAACTCACATTTTAATGGTTAATATGATAAGTGTCATATAGAATGTTACATCTATTTGTAATAAAAACTGTAGTAATTAATTTagttgttatattttttttttcaatttgacttaaatactgtaaaaaaaaaattacaatatacaGACAATAGTATTTTCAACGGTCAAGATCTTATCTACCCACACGTTGACTTTTTTGGAAGACAAAAGGGTACAATATTTGAGATGCAAGCTTTACGTGCGGTGATGATTTACGTATTATAAATATCCACGAGATCATGGTGTCCTACAAAATTAATGGGAATGGGGGTACCCCATAGCATGCCATCTGCTGGTTCCCACTTCCCacaaccaatttttatttatttatttttttttttttaaaaaaaaaaaaacatatgtgaaaaaaatagaagaggaACCAGGTGAAGATTAAAATGaatgcttttattattattattattattattattatttaaaagaaaaatagtaaaaaggGCAATCAAAGGGGCTACTTTAATTGTATGTGACCATAGTAAGTGGCTACTTTAATTGACCGTGACCATAGTATTACCTAATTGTTGAGCTATAGTCAGATTCAACCTCATCATAACGTCAGTAAAACCTAATGCCACTAATActaatcaaatttgaaaaattttattgaagaaGTCAAACACTCACCCTACCACTTGCCAAATCATTTAAACATTGCCTTGAGACCACTTATGGTTAAAATGAGGATTGCAAATTACATTCTCTTACTAGGAGTTCAAGTGACTATTCTCGAGGAGATAAAAACAATTGGTCAAAGATCTCCTCAACTTCAAAGTTCCATTTGTGGTGtgggaatttttattttttatttttaattaaaaatggttATATATGggtatttatatacatatgaagGGGGAACAAATAACGGGATTACGGGATTCAAATTCATAATTTAAAGTACATTTTGCAAACCAAAAGtgtaaatataaacaaaatcacaaaaaaatgaattgttttaaagtgcgttttaaaaaaattgcaatttgaaaacatagaatACAAACGCATCAcattttaaagactaaactgcaattttaaaggttaaactataattttacaAAACGTTTAATTAACCTTTGAAGTAATCAGTCCCTTAATGTTTATTTtcgttaaaaataaaaaataaaaaataaaaaaatcagccTCATAATGGCTTCCTTGGCCTTATATGTATGTCGTTTGCCATTATACTTTTCTGCCTGGTGCCTTCAGGCTTCAGCAGCCCCAAGGCCCCCAACCGATGATGCTGGATGTACAAGACAAAGAATCAACTTCTTTCCCTGCAACAACCATGCAAGTCGAATAGAAACCTCTGCATCACAACTGTGTTGCCAGAGATTCTCAGAAGCCTTTGCATGCCTTTCAGGAGGGAAGACAACTTAATGGAACATTGATTCAGCACTTTAGAGAACAGTTGAGGAGATTTATGCAGCATTGCTGCAACAGCATCGAAGAATAGATCAATGGCCCATTATTGATCATTTCAGCTATCTACCAGTCATATGGGTTCTACACTGTTTTCCCTTTTCATGCATTCACAACTCTGATAGAATATACTATTAGAAATGCTatagagccaaacaaatgaacccaaaaaattttctaactgacgtggcaagggtttttaaattaaaaataaaaaataaaaaataattctcaCTCCCTTGTctgccacatcagtttgaaaatttttctagatttatttgtttggctccctatcACTTCTCATATAGTATAAGGCCAGACCATGTGCATAGATCAATAAATAGAACACATATATGAGCAAAGACTTGATTCTAACAATACAAAGGAAACTTATATATGTAATTCCCATGAAGATAGACATAACAAAACCAAAAAGTACATTGGCAGAATTAACTGTTTATCCAATAACAACTTTAACCAAAATGTACATTGGCAAAGTTAACTGTTTATCCAATGACTCAGAAGAATGCACATGGGAGATTGTTGGCCAATTAAAACTTTTACCTCTCAAGTGCCACGATTCGGTGCCTGGACCGACACTGGTGGTCCATGCGAGTATCTCCACTGGCCACACGCAGAGCATTTATCCAACTTCACACTGTTTTCCAATGTACAAAATTTACAGGACCAGATTTTATACTTGGTACGAACATCTTCTGGCTTTTGTGTGCTACAAAGTTCACATATTGGAGCCAACGGCTGCAGTGATACACCATTATTCACATGCAAAACACTAATGAGTGTTATGGTAGAAAGCCAGTGCGGGTTAAAAATCTTTTTGCTGCTTAAATACTTTACTAAATAATGTAATTAAACCGTAGAAGAAGACGAAATGGAGCTTaagaaccagaaaaaaaaaatacaaactcaAGTGAGACTTAATCATCTAATTTCTCACCAATCACTTGCCCTATCTTCTCACAATCTCTAGATTGCTTTCCATTTGCATAAAATTTACAACAAAATGTTAATAGGTTTGACAATACAAAGGATCTTTCGGTTCTGCAAGTAACTCccaggaaagaaaaacaaaaacaaaagaaaaagttctACAACTAACTACAGTCCACAGACATCATGAACCCAGACTTTTCAATTGGTTGTCAAAACCATAAGAAGTTTCCTCTCTGAAGTATAATACAATATCTGTAGTATAAACTCTCTTTAACACACATCTATTGAGATTCTTGTTTTTATGCATAGGTCACAACAATGTAAACGAAAAACCTGCACTTATCAAAGGGTTTGTTAATTACTATCAACCTGAAATTAAGTGATATATCCATTTCCTACTAAACTTTCTCTAagtattataatttataagtgAAACCCTTTCTTCTACCAAAGTTGGGCTGCATGGAACAAATTAACCTGATAAGGTACCCAAAAATGAACTTTGAATGAATATACTATTATATATCCTAAAGGATATATAGAAATAATATCCATTccataaataaatgaataatgaaGTAATATTATGTAAAAAACACTTACCGAATTCAATAAAGTGCATGTTCTACATTCCCACATAGCAGGTTCCTCTGGATTCAATGTTCTATCACACATTGTATTACGACTGAGGACCGGCTCAGAAGATGGGCTGGACAAATCCACAACAGATTCTCGCTGACAAGTAGACTGAGGAAATGAGGTATTATCTGATTTGCAACTTCTCTTTTGAGATCTAATGTCATGATCAAGCATGGAGCCAGAGCTTGAAGCATCCATGGATAAATCAACAAAATTGGATTCCAGATGATCATTGGAAGATTGACGAAACAAGCTTTGATCTAATTCCTGATTTCTTTTTCGAGATACTGCATCCACAGCATTTGCACTTGAACCACCATCTACTCTTGAGCTTCCTCCACTTTGCTCCTTATATAGAAGGTCCTGTAAGATATCAGAGCTACTTTCTTCGTCCGCAGAAGCTTCCCAAGACTGAGAACCACACCAGATATCATCCTGTAATCTTCTTTCCGCAGCCATTGCAGCAGCTTGTATTGGACTAAGTGCAGCCATAATAGTGCTATCACCACCAAGACGTTTGGGTCCAGATGGGAGAAGAGATCCCAAACGCGTTCTCTTTTCTGCAGCCGCTAGTGCAGTTTGGCGGAGAGATGAAAGAGGAGGTTGACGGGAGAAACCACCCAAGCGCCTCCCAGGAAGATCAAACCCCTGTCCTGTGCCTGTTATTCCCTTGGCCATCAGCTCCTCACATTCCTGTACATAATCAAAAGCATCATGCATAATGCAACAAATGATCCTCACTAGGGATTGGACACATGATCATCCACGCATGAATGGAGCTCAGTAAATGGCTGCAATTACTTTAACCACATTAacgtaaaataaaatatacctTTCTATAAAGGGCTATAGATACAAGTGAAATCTTTTAGTTGCTTAAGATGCACAAAAtacatttaacatttaaaaaggaaaaaaatcccCTCACAAGCAATGAAACATCTATTGTTAACTGTTATAAATGAAAGGGAAAATTAGAAATACCTTTCTAAGTTCATCCCAAAGCATGTAGAAGCTGGCATTGTGAGGGCCATGGGCGTTGTGGCAAAGCTCATGCAGCATTGTATCAAGAACTTGATCAAAAGGGAAGAAATCCCAATCCCTGTTTGGCCTCCGAAGCCTCAGCTTCACATTCACCCCACCTCCCACATTCAACCCCAGAAGAGACGGATTCTTCGGACTgccaatttatttattcataattaTCATTCAATATGGAAGACAAAACACTATAAACTTAGATGAAAATCAAACCTTAAGAGCCTCATTCGATTGCCAAGAAATCACACAAAATACAATTGCAGAGTAATAGAAACAGTAGAATTTATGGGGAAGCTTGAGACAGGAGATAGAAAATCAATAAAGACTCAGcttgattaatgaaaaaaattgacaataataAAAGCGAAACCAAATGCACCATTAAGTAACAGTCACATtctagtttagggtttttttcacTCAATTGAGCCAATTGGCTTAGTAAAAGTTACATTCTTTTTTGGGGCAagttccaataaaaaaattaggcctctctttaaagaaaacaaaaacacaaacaaaacaaaacaaaaaggca
This genomic interval from Corylus avellana chromosome ca3, CavTom2PMs-1.0 contains the following:
- the LOC132173935 gene encoding uncharacterized protein LOC132173935, giving the protein MTGNSHCFVEWKEEFVSQERGNRVVHYFLKDSGGESVLAVVGTERSVRHMFYVVAEEFLQVYGKESSIHAGYKWRSRREVVDWLTSMLSKQQVHGDRSESPKHESTQPFGSLESPMDGVGVAQTQGPDDTGRLARSFKGHHPDIVWSGVAWKCGKQLKHYPSFCRNGTTIAIQSFVFVMAKGENHYLAYLEDMYEDKRGQKKVKVRWFHHNQEVKGIIPIRNPHPKEVFITPYAQVISAECVDGPATVLTREHYEKCLASFPHALLARIHLCYRQFRGNRVKPFDLTKLRGYFDQPILSCLGPDPFPRPESICHGLTGEEAEQLSPGDNIKLGAKRTRSGRACPRFLADHSGVRNAGRVRQMVTYEPYMNLDYGLSGSRRLLSLKHVECHPWYTPLFKVDEKIELLCQDSGIRGCWFRCTVLQVSRKQLKVQYTDVQDEDGCGNLEEWIHALRIAMPDKLGMRHPGRPTIRPAPPPQEQSDLALEVGTPVDAWWSDGWWEGVVTGLDDTGDGTMQIYFPGESLLLNIPKKDLRESKDWMGDQWVDVQGKPDILSAISANIGLDAKLSTSSNIVKDINSSFSMSYVEVPSSTKLNIVEDEKVDLPAFASLEGLTEDMDRAIDKKSPSLNDRGTEVDGVDTNDSCNNVDDVQGNDDNDKHNNDGENGDNTQNFDNSGQNYKALELMELAA
- the LOC132175063 gene encoding uncharacterized protein LOC132175063 isoform X1; the protein is MDLDDLNKVWEIKALKKPGEDEARKILERIAKQVQPIMRKHKWRVKLLSEFCPKNPSLLGLNVGGGVNVKLRLRRPNRDWDFFPFDQVLDTMLHELCHNAHGPHNASFYMLWDELRKECEELMAKGITGTGQGFDLPGRRLGGFSRQPPLSSLRQTALAAAEKRTRLGSLLPSGPKRLGGDSTIMAALSPIQAAAMAAERRLQDDIWCGSQSWEASADEESSSDILQDLLYKEQSGGSSRVDGGSSANAVDAVSRKRNQELDQSLFRQSSNDHLESNFVDLSMDASSSGSMLDHDIRSQKRSCKSDNTSFPQSTCQRESVVDLSSPSSEPVLSRNTMCDRTLNPEEPAMWECRTCTLLNSPLAPICELCSTQKPEDVRTKYKIWSCKFCTLENSVKLDKCSACGQWRYSHGPPVSVQAPNRGT
- the LOC132175063 gene encoding DNA-dependent metalloprotease WSS1-like isoform X3 — translated: MDLDDLNKVWEIKALKKPGEDEARKILERIAKQVQPIMRKHKWRVKLLSEFCPKNPSLLGLNVGGGVNVKLRLRRPNRDWDFFPFDQVLDTMLHELCHNAHGPHNASFYMLWDELRKECEELMAKGITGTGQGFDLPGRRLGGFSRQPPLSSLRQTALAAAEKRTRLGSLLPSGPKRLGGDSTIMAALSPIQAAAMAAERRLQDDIWCGSQSWEASADEESSSDILQDLLYKEQSGGSSRVDGGSSANAVDAVSRKRNQELDQSLFRQSSNDHLESNFVDLSMDASSSGSMLDHDIRSQKRSCKSDNTSFPQSTCQRESVVDLSSPSSEPVLSRNTMCDRTLNPEEPAMWECRTCTLLNSCFACE
- the LOC132175063 gene encoding DNA-dependent metalloprotease WSS1-like isoform X2, which produces MDLDDLNKVWEIKALKKPGEDEARKILERIAKQVQPIMRKHKWRVKLLSEFCPKNPSLLGLNVGGGVNVKLRLRRPNRDWDFFPFDQVLDTMLHELCHNAHGPHNASFYMLWDELRKECEELMAKGITGTGQGFDLPGRRLGGFSRQPPLSSLRQTALAAAEKRTRLGSLLPSGPKRLGGDSTIMAALSPIQAAAMAAERRLQDDIWCGSQSWEASADEESSSDILQDLLYKEQSGGSSRVDGGSSANAVDAVSRKRNQELDQSLFRQSSNDHLESNFVDLSMDASSSGSMLDHDIRSQKRSCKSDNTSFPQSTCQRESVVDLSSPSSEPVLSRNTMCDRTLNPEEPAMWECRTCTLLNSPNFGRRKGFTYKL